The genomic region GCATGGTTCGCCCGCTTTGCACCGCTTGCTGGTGGATGCGCAACTCCTGATTAGCGCACAAACCACATCAAGGCACGCCAACGCGCTCTTTGGCGCCGCCGCCCTCGACCTGGCGCGAATTGGAACCGGGCACCTGCCACGCGGCGTAGGCACGGTCGCCGAAACATTGGCGAACGCCTTGCGCCAATTCGGCGGCGAACTCTCCACGCGCCACACGGTGGAACACGTCCACAGAACGCCACGCGGCTGGCATGTTCGCACACATCGGGGTATGGTAGTGCGCGCCAGGCATGTTGTGTTCAACGTGCCACCGTGGAACGTGCGGCGCATGCTTGCAGAGGAAGAAATGCCGCACCGGTTGCGCCGCTTGCCGCCACAACCGCGCGACGGCTGGGGGGCGTTCATGCTCTACGTAGGGGTGGACGAAGCGGTCATCCCCCCACTGGAAACCCTGCACCATCAAATAGTGAGTGGCGAACCGTTGGGCGAAGGGCGCTCGATGTTTCTTTCCATCAGCCCCGCGTGGGACACGACACGCGCCCCCGCAGGCAAACGGGCGATCACCATCAGCACCCACACGGCGCTTGAACCCTGGTGGCAACTCGCCCAACGTGACGAAACCGCGTATGAGGCGCGCAAAGCCGCGTACACCGAACGCTTGCTCAACACCGCCAATCGGCTCATCCCGGGTCTACGCGACGCCATCGAGATTCTGTTGCCCGGCACGCCCATCACGTTCCAGCGCTTCACGCGGCGCTTTCACGGGTGGGTTGGCGGGTGGCCGCAAACGAATCTGTGGCGCGGCTGGCGTCCCAAACTGGCGGCGGGGCTTTGGCTGGTGGGCGACAGCATCTTTCCGGGGCAATCCGTTCCGGCTGTGGCGCTTGGTGGGTGGCGCGTCGCCGAAACCATTCTGGCGGAATGCGGTATCACAGTGCACACACACATGCTGCTCTCATCACAACCAACGAGGTGAATCATATGCGAACATGGGGAAAACGGCTTTTGTTGCTGCTTATCGCTGGGCTTCTCATTGCCGTTGCCGGCTTCTTCTACTGGGCGCTCAATCCCCTGCCCGCTATGCCGGAAGCCGAAGCCGCTTTGCAAAGCGATACGAACGTGCACGTGGAAACCACGCCATGGTTCACGTTCATTCCTCAAACGTCGCAACCCCGCCTGGGCTTCATTCTCTACCCCGGCGGGCACGTTGACCCGCGCGCCTATGCACCGCCGGCGCGGCGACTTGCCGAAGAAGGCTGGCTGGTGGTCATTCCGCCAATGCCGCTCAATCTGGCGTTCTTCGCCCCCAACAAAGCCGAGGAAATCATCGCCGCCCATCCCGAAATTGAAGTGTGGGTGATTGGCGGGCATTCGCTGGGGGGCGCCATGGCGGTGCGGTTCGCGCGCACCCACCCACAGCAAGTGGCCGGCCTGGTTTTGTGGGCATCGTACCCCGCTGAAAGCGACGCCATCGCCGACTGGACGGACTTCCCGGTGCTTTCGATTTACGGCACCGAAGACGGGGGGCGTGAAGGCATCGAAGCCTCTGCCCAACTGCTTCCGCCGGAGACCGAGTGGGTGGTCATTGAGGGGGGCAATCACGCTCAATTTGGCTGGTATGGACCGCAACCGGGCGACGGCGTCGCGCGCATTTCGCGGGAAGAACAGCAAGCCATCATCCTCGAAGCGACGGCACGCTTTCTGCACGCTGTTGCCGCACAACATGGGGTAGAAACCGCACCATGACAACGCAAGCAGGGCCGCTTCTGCTTTTTGGTTCTGGCGAAACCGCCCCCGGAAACCGTGCCGCGTGGGCGGCTCTTTTCGCGCACTTGGGGCGGCGCGCGCGCGTCGCGATTCTCGAAACACCCGCCGGCTTTGAACCCAACAGCCGCCACGTCGCGCAGCGCGTCGCCGACTACCTCGACCATCGGCTCGCCGATTTCATCGCCGACATTGACATCATCCCCGCCCGCCAACGCGAAGGGGATTTCAGCACCAACGACCCCGCCCATGCCCAACGCATCGCCAACGCCGACCTCATCTACGCCGGCGCCGGAAGCCCCACCTACGCGGTGCGCCATCTGGTTGGCTCGCTCGCCTGGCGGACGGTGCTTGCCGCACACACACGCGGGGCGGCGCTGGTTGCCGCCAGTGCCGCCGCCATCGCGCTGGGGACGTTCGCGCTTCCTGTGTACGAAATTTTCAAGGCGGGGCATCCGCTCCACTGGCACATCGGGCTTGACTTGTTCGCGCTCTATGGCGGGCGAACAGTCGTTGTTCCGCACTGGAACAACCGCGAAGGCGGCCACACGCTCGACACAAGCCACTGTTTCATGGGGCGCGCCCGCTTCGCCAGACTCCGCCGCATGCTTTCGCCTCCAACAACCATTCTGGGACTTGATGAACACACCGCCCTGTTCATCACGCCCCGCGACAGGCAGGCACACGTGCTGGGAAAAGGGTCTGCCTGCTTCATCGAACCGCACAGCGCCACCTATCTCCCTTCGGGAAGCACGATTGCTCTGCATCGTTTGGGCTGGCATCCACCCGCCGCGCCGCTTCCCTGGCCGCAAGGCATTCTTCCACCAACACCCGCCGCCGCACCGCCAACACCACCTGCGCATGTGCTGGCGCTTGTGGAAGAACGCCAGGCAGCGCGTGCTCGCAAAGATTGGGCGCAAGCCGACCGCCTGCGTGATGAGATTGCCGCCCACGGCTGGCGCGTGCTTGATACTCCGGACGGTCCCCGACTGGAACCCCTGAACCCGTCGCCCTGAACGACTTTTCCAGCCCCCCGCAACCAAACACGGCTCGTTGCGTATCCATGCCATGCCTGCTTTCATATCCTTCCATTCAGCGATACAATCTTGCCAACATATTCGCGGAACAGAGGTGCGTTTATGCCAACTTTGCGTCGCTTTATCTGGTTGTTTGTTGCACTCGTGGCGCTTCTCCTGATGGGCACGCCGACGCACGCCCAAAGCAAAACCCTCATCTGGGAACGGTTCGACGTAGACATCGAAGTGCTCCCCTCCGGCGATTTCATCGTCACCGAAACCAACGTTGTGTGGTTCCAGAATGATACTTTTTCATATGGCTACCGTGACATCCCCACCAATCGCCTTGAAAGCATCGAAGACGTGGCTGTCACCGTTGATGGAAAGCCTCTGGATGAGAGCGCTGTTGATACGGAGTTCAAAGACAACACATTCCACATTGAATACCACTTCGATGAGCCACTCATTGGCAAACACACCATCGTGCTCCGTTATCGCGTCATCGGCGGCTTGCGCTACTACGAAGAGGGCGACCAACTCTGGTGGAAAGCCGTCTATTCCGACCGCAGTGCACCCATGCTGGAAAGTCGCATCACGGTTCGCCTCCCCGCAGGCGCAACCCCTGGCCCTATTGCCAGTTATGGACACCCCGCCACCTACACCGTCGAAGGGAACACGGTGCGCTTTGAAGCCTCCAACATTCCTGGCGGTCAAGAAGTTGAAGTGCGCGTGCAGTTTCCGCATGGCATTGTCGCCGGCGAAGCGGCGGCATGGCAACGCAATGAAGACCGCTGGCGCACCCTTGCGCCCATCATCAACGTCGGCTCGATTGTGCTGGCGTTGCTGATTCTGGCGGGTGGCACCGTGCTTTCCATCGTATGGTGGTACACCAAAGGGCGCGACCCCGAAGTGGGAGAATTCGCCGAATACATCACCGAGCCGCCCGACGATCTTCCCCCTGGTATCGTGGGCACACTTCTGGATGAAAAGGCGGACATCAAAGACGTCATTGCCACCATTTTCGACCTGGCGCGGCGCGGCATCATCTCCATCGAAGAAAACCAAACGTCACATTTGGGTGGGTTGCTTACATCCACAGACGTCACGTTCCACCTCGTTGATGAAAGCAAACCAATGTACCCATTCGAGCAACAACTGGTGCGCCGTCTGTTCAAAGACCAAACGAGCGTTCAACTCTCATCGCTCCGCAACCGCTTTTACAAAGAGTTGCCCCAAATTTACAAGGCGTTTTATGAGGAAGTCGTCAACCTGGGCTTTTTTCCCCAGACGCCTGAAAAAACCCGTATAAAAGCATTTTGGGTCATCATGCTCATTATGCTGGCAATGTGTGGTATCTCAAGCGCCATTCTTGTGGCTGCTGGAGACAGAAGCCCACAGTTGCCTACGCTCTTCTGTATTCCAATGGCTCTGTTTCCCACAGCGTTTGTCAGTCTTTTCATCTTGCCTCACCTTGTTCGCAAAACGACCAAGGGCGCCGAAACAGCCGCCCGTTGGCGAGCCTTCCAGCGCTACCTCCAAAATATCGAACAGTATGGTGATACATTCCAACTTGCTGACAAATGGGAAACGTTCTTGCCCTATGCAATTGCTTTCGGAATTGACAGGCGATTTCTCAAGCAGATTTCCACCATTGAGGCTCCCCCGCCCCGCTGGTGGGCTCGTCGGAGACGACACCGAGATCGTCTTGACACCGAGGGCGATTTTTGGTCAACACGTTCTTCCCGCAGCGGTTCATCGGGCTCCTTTTCGATGCAACAGGCGAGCGACAGCATGGGAAGCGGCTTGCAATCGCTGAGCAGAAGCATCACTTCGATGATACAAGGCTTCGATGATACAAGATAGCGCCAGCGCCTTGACCTCGTCGCCCGGCGGCAAGAGTGGCGGCTTTTCGGGCGGCGGCGGCGGTGGTGGCGGCGGCTTTGGCTGAGCCGCCACCCCGGCTAGCCCTCTGAACCCGTCGCCCTGAGCGGATTTTCCAGCACGCTGCAAC from Ardenticatena maritima harbors:
- a CDS encoding phytoene desaturase family protein — translated: MNDTYDVVVVGGGVGGLTTAALLAQAGLRVALLEAHVYVGGCAGTFYHRGYRFDAGATLVGGFAPGAPLDMLGKRLGITWPVHLDTAAMAVHLPQRPPLLRWNAPDAWLDELTHHFGDAVRPFWEWQTATADTVWALAQYHPPWPPATPHEWARLAQIAPKWVQTIPPARWRTLLQDAFGTVAARLHGSPALHRLLVDAQLLISAQTTSRHANALFGAAALDLARIGTGHLPRGVGTVAETLANALRQFGGELSTRHTVEHVHRTPRGWHVRTHRGMVVRARHVVFNVPPWNVRRMLAEEEMPHRLRRLPPQPRDGWGAFMLYVGVDEAVIPPLETLHHQIVSGEPLGEGRSMFLSISPAWDTTRAPAGKRAITISTHTALEPWWQLAQRDETAYEARKAAYTERLLNTANRLIPGLRDAIEILLPGTPITFQRFTRRFHGWVGGWPQTNLWRGWRPKLAAGLWLVGDSIFPGQSVPAVALGGWRVAETILAECGITVHTHMLLSSQPTR
- a CDS encoding CysS/YqeB C-terminal domain-containing protein; this encodes MTTQAGPLLLFGSGETAPGNRAAWAALFAHLGRRARVAILETPAGFEPNSRHVAQRVADYLDHRLADFIADIDIIPARQREGDFSTNDPAHAQRIANADLIYAGAGSPTYAVRHLVGSLAWRTVLAAHTRGAALVAASAAAIALGTFALPVYEIFKAGHPLHWHIGLDLFALYGGRTVVVPHWNNREGGHTLDTSHCFMGRARFARLRRMLSPPTTILGLDEHTALFITPRDRQAHVLGKGSACFIEPHSATYLPSGSTIALHRLGWHPPAAPLPWPQGILPPTPAAAPPTPPAHVLALVEERQAARARKDWAQADRLRDEIAAHGWRVLDTPDGPRLEPLNPSP
- a CDS encoding alpha/beta hydrolase; amino-acid sequence: MRTWGKRLLLLLIAGLLIAVAGFFYWALNPLPAMPEAEAALQSDTNVHVETTPWFTFIPQTSQPRLGFILYPGGHVDPRAYAPPARRLAEEGWLVVIPPMPLNLAFFAPNKAEEIIAAHPEIEVWVIGGHSLGGAMAVRFARTHPQQVAGLVLWASYPAESDAIADWTDFPVLSIYGTEDGGREGIEASAQLLPPETEWVVIEGGNHAQFGWYGPQPGDGVARISREEQQAIILEATARFLHAVAAQHGVETAP
- a CDS encoding DUF2207 domain-containing protein, with protein sequence MPTLRRFIWLFVALVALLLMGTPTHAQSKTLIWERFDVDIEVLPSGDFIVTETNVVWFQNDTFSYGYRDIPTNRLESIEDVAVTVDGKPLDESAVDTEFKDNTFHIEYHFDEPLIGKHTIVLRYRVIGGLRYYEEGDQLWWKAVYSDRSAPMLESRITVRLPAGATPGPIASYGHPATYTVEGNTVRFEASNIPGGQEVEVRVQFPHGIVAGEAAAWQRNEDRWRTLAPIINVGSIVLALLILAGGTVLSIVWWYTKGRDPEVGEFAEYITEPPDDLPPGIVGTLLDEKADIKDVIATIFDLARRGIISIEENQTSHLGGLLTSTDVTFHLVDESKPMYPFEQQLVRRLFKDQTSVQLSSLRNRFYKELPQIYKAFYEEVVNLGFFPQTPEKTRIKAFWVIMLIMLAMCGISSAILVAAGDRSPQLPTLFCIPMALFPTAFVSLFILPHLVRKTTKGAETAARWRAFQRYLQNIEQYGDTFQLADKWETFLPYAIAFGIDRRFLKQISTIEAPPPRWWARRRRHRDRLDTEGDFWSTRSSRSGSSGSFSMQQASDSMGSGLQSLSRSITSMIQGFDDTR